One Novosphingobium sp. G106 DNA segment encodes these proteins:
- a CDS encoding nuclear transport factor 2 family protein: METADIVDIYQLEAFCHHAVDHEDQSLLPLVFTEDARFDGRDAGGNGPLCEGIEAIQAFFALGKPPHPAAHHMTNCYVYEQDGHVRVKMKWMVPDPATGQMIGGVNDDCVIRTSAGWRIKERVARLKYPAQGFAPQGAGQ; this comes from the coding sequence ATGGAAACAGCAGACATCGTCGACATCTACCAGCTGGAAGCCTTCTGCCACCACGCCGTGGACCATGAGGACCAGAGCCTGCTGCCGCTCGTCTTCACCGAGGACGCGCGGTTCGACGGGCGCGATGCGGGCGGCAACGGGCCGCTGTGCGAAGGAATCGAGGCGATCCAGGCCTTCTTCGCGCTCGGCAAGCCGCCCCACCCCGCCGCGCACCACATGACCAATTGCTACGTCTACGAGCAGGATGGCCACGTCCGTGTGAAGATGAAGTGGATGGTGCCCGATCCCGCCACCGGCCAGATGATCGGCGGCGTCAACGACGACTGTGTGATCCGGACTTCCGCAGGCTGGCGCATCAAGGAGCGCGTCGCGAGGCTCAAGTATCCGGCGCAGGGGTTCGCCCCTCAGGGAGCCGGTCAATGA
- a CDS encoding SDR family oxidoreductase, with the protein MSALEKYGPWAVITGGSDGIGEGFARLLAGAGINLVLVSRSEAKLSALADAVRSDFAVEVRTLPLDLSEEGAIEAIRSGTADLEVGLLVCNVGAVFGAGRFLRSELADIEKTMRLNNWSHATLSHHFGRPMLERGRGGIVLIGSMAGNAGGASTALYGAGKAFAQIFAEGLWSEVKSKGIDVLYVVVGAVDTPKRQSLGIEDSPDQFVADPAEVAREALEALPEGPVLVPKHLAEDFAYFSGAPRREAAEAMTAMLKGFPRKKG; encoded by the coding sequence ATGAGCGCGCTCGAAAAATATGGCCCCTGGGCGGTCATCACCGGCGGTTCGGACGGTATCGGCGAAGGCTTCGCCCGGCTGCTTGCCGGAGCGGGGATCAATCTCGTTCTCGTCTCGCGCAGCGAGGCCAAGCTCTCGGCGCTGGCCGACGCGGTACGCAGCGACTTCGCCGTCGAGGTGCGCACCTTGCCGCTCGACCTGTCCGAGGAAGGCGCGATCGAGGCGATCCGGAGCGGAACCGCGGACCTCGAAGTGGGTCTGCTCGTCTGCAACGTCGGCGCCGTGTTCGGCGCCGGCCGCTTCCTGCGCAGCGAACTCGCCGATATCGAGAAGACGATGCGGCTCAACAACTGGAGCCACGCGACGCTCTCGCACCATTTCGGGCGACCGATGCTGGAGCGCGGTCGCGGCGGCATCGTGCTGATCGGCTCGATGGCGGGCAATGCCGGCGGCGCCTCGACGGCGCTCTACGGTGCGGGCAAGGCTTTCGCGCAGATCTTCGCCGAGGGCCTGTGGTCCGAGGTCAAGAGCAAGGGGATCGACGTGCTCTACGTCGTCGTCGGCGCGGTCGACACGCCCAAGCGGCAGAGCCTGGGCATCGAGGATTCGCCCGACCAGTTCGTCGCCGATCCGGCCGAAGTCGCGCGCGAGGCGCTGGAAGCGTTGCCCGAAGGACCGGTCCTCGTGCCCAAGCACCTGGCGGAGGACTTCGCCTATTTCAGCGGCGCCCCGCGGCGCGAGGCGGCCGAAGCGATGACGGCGATGCTCAAGGGTTTTCCCCGCAAGAAGGGTTAG
- a CDS encoding J domain-containing protein — protein sequence MRHDRFHGRHQTQRSCDAPDCDEVGEFRAPGERAPGFDGPGDYRWFCLDHVRAFNSGYDFFAGMTADEILEAQSPLHGWERETRAFRPNGNIDSAPRWADFADPLEAISGRARAHVRARQPAQRQDGIVVSPEQRRALDVLGLPLDSDRKALRSRYSELVRKFHPDRNGGDRGYETRLQEVVEAYQLLRKAAAFA from the coding sequence GTGCGACACGACCGATTCCATGGACGCCACCAGACCCAGCGGTCCTGCGATGCGCCGGACTGCGACGAGGTGGGCGAATTCCGCGCGCCAGGCGAACGCGCGCCCGGCTTCGACGGACCGGGCGACTATCGCTGGTTCTGCCTCGACCACGTCCGTGCCTTCAATTCGGGCTACGACTTCTTCGCGGGCATGACTGCCGACGAGATCCTCGAAGCCCAATCGCCGCTCCACGGCTGGGAGCGCGAGACGCGTGCCTTCCGGCCCAACGGCAACATCGATTCCGCGCCGCGCTGGGCCGATTTCGCCGATCCGCTCGAAGCGATCAGCGGCCGGGCGAGGGCGCACGTCAGGGCGCGGCAACCCGCACAGCGCCAGGACGGCATCGTCGTATCGCCGGAACAGAGGCGCGCGCTCGACGTGCTCGGCCTGCCGCTCGATTCCGACCGCAAGGCGCTGCGCAGCCGCTATTCGGAGCTCGTCCGCAAATTCCACCCCGACCGCAACGGCGGCGACCGCGGCTACGAGACGCGGTTGCAGGAAGTAGTCGAAGCCTATCAGCTGCTGCGCAAGGCTGCGGCTTTCGCCTAG
- a CDS encoding BolA family transcriptional regulator: MNGPLAQEISQLLIAAFAPTSLDIINDSASHHGHAGHDGSGESHFTVAIESAAFAGVSRLERQRMVNRALGDIPGQRVHALAIKAKAPGE; this comes from the coding sequence ATGAACGGACCACTTGCCCAGGAAATCAGCCAGCTCCTCATCGCGGCCTTCGCGCCGACGAGCCTGGACATTATCAACGACAGCGCCAGTCACCACGGCCACGCCGGCCACGACGGCAGCGGCGAATCGCATTTCACCGTGGCGATCGAAAGCGCGGCGTTCGCGGGCGTGTCGCGCCTCGAACGCCAACGCATGGTCAACCGCGCGCTCGGCGACATTCCGGGACAGCGCGTCCACGCGCTCGCGATCAAGGCGAAAGCGCCCGGCGAGTGA
- a CDS encoding NUDIX hydrolase, with amino-acid sequence MNEAPRRTRRTARILLLGPDDRLLLFRYLAEGFDPFWIMAGGECDPGEDYPEAARRELREETGIDAQPLALGITREANYVYAGEPVRAVEHFFVHRTDAAAIDTSGHTELEQQAMQEHRWFTRVEIGDWPETIYPLEILDLIERALDSA; translated from the coding sequence GTGAACGAAGCGCCTCGACGCACGAGGCGCACCGCGCGCATCCTGCTGCTCGGCCCTGACGACCGCCTGCTGCTGTTTCGCTACCTGGCCGAGGGATTCGATCCGTTCTGGATCATGGCCGGCGGCGAGTGCGATCCCGGCGAAGACTATCCCGAGGCCGCCCGGCGCGAGCTGCGCGAAGAGACCGGGATCGACGCCCAGCCGCTTGCCCTCGGCATCACGCGCGAGGCGAACTACGTCTATGCCGGCGAGCCCGTCCGCGCGGTCGAACATTTCTTCGTCCATCGCACCGACGCCGCAGCGATCGACACCAGCGGCCACACCGAGCTCGAACAGCAGGCGATGCAGGAGCATCGCTGGTTCACGCGCGTTGAGATCGGCGACTGGCCCGAGACGATCTACCCGCTGGAAATCCTCGATCTGATCGAAAGGGCGCTCGATTCGGCTTGA